A single Micromonospora luteifusca DNA region contains:
- a CDS encoding carbohydrate ABC transporter permease, translated as MRRFRFGVTARIVAVLVVLGVAVFPLYWMFVTALSSNSDLFADKPRLTPDLGQFGVFVDALAEGKAGGWLLNSLIIAVGTMVLSVGLGIPLGYALSRFSFWGKALVTVVLLFTQMLPEALMVVPLFALFRRFELLDSLTGLILVNSAFVLPIVALILKGAIDGIPKELEEAARADGARPFTTLTRINVPLIAPSIAATAVIAFFHAWNEYVFAVTFIFNPDLQPASVGIANFIGELGTPIQTVMAVAFLFTLPAVAFYLLVQKYVVSGMTAGAVKG; from the coding sequence ATGAGGCGCTTCCGTTTCGGTGTCACCGCACGGATCGTCGCCGTGCTCGTCGTACTGGGCGTCGCGGTGTTCCCGCTGTACTGGATGTTCGTCACCGCGCTGTCCAGCAACAGCGACCTCTTCGCCGACAAGCCCCGGCTCACGCCGGACCTCGGCCAGTTCGGGGTCTTCGTGGACGCGTTGGCCGAGGGCAAGGCGGGTGGGTGGCTGCTCAACAGCCTGATCATCGCCGTCGGCACGATGGTCCTCTCCGTCGGCCTGGGCATCCCGCTCGGCTACGCGCTGTCCCGGTTCTCGTTCTGGGGCAAGGCCCTGGTGACCGTCGTGCTGCTGTTCACGCAGATGCTTCCCGAGGCGCTCATGGTCGTCCCGCTGTTCGCGCTGTTCCGCCGTTTCGAACTGCTCGACTCGCTGACCGGCCTCATCCTCGTGAACTCCGCCTTCGTTCTGCCGATCGTCGCGCTGATCCTCAAGGGTGCCATCGACGGCATCCCGAAGGAGCTGGAGGAAGCCGCGCGTGCCGACGGCGCCCGGCCCTTCACCACCCTGACCCGCATCAACGTGCCGCTGATCGCGCCGTCGATCGCGGCGACCGCGGTCATCGCCTTCTTCCACGCCTGGAACGAGTACGTGTTCGCGGTGACGTTCATCTTCAATCCGGACCTGCAGCCTGCCTCCGTCGGCATCGCGAACTTCATCGGTGAGCTGGGCACGCCGATCCAGACAGTGATGGCCGTGGCCTTCCTGTTCACGCTGCCCGCCGTCGCCTTCTACCTGCTGGTCCAGAAGTACGTGGTGTCCGGCATGACCGCCGGTGCGGTGAAGGGTTGA
- a CDS encoding carbohydrate ABC transporter permease, translated as MTVVEQTGAPKTTPRAGARRRPSPLGSKWTPYLFLAPAALFILVFQAVPLLQEVYLSFTRTRLLNPTKSEWVGLDNFNRIFGDPEFHRTLLITIVYVITCVVVAIGAGLVVALLLNKKFRGRGVARALVTVPWAAPGIAVALIATWMLNAQYGIVNRFLDAVGLGVPGGAILDSSRYALPAVLATTIWQLFPFTSVVLLSALQSVPAELNEAAHMDGAGRWATFRAVTWQVIKPTVGLLALLMTIWSLRRFELIWLMTKGGPVGATETLVIDLYSQAFDSKELGSAAAIGMVGVVISLIVIIGSRLVARAVEKGDVR; from the coding sequence ATGACTGTGGTCGAGCAGACCGGAGCACCGAAGACAACACCCCGGGCCGGGGCCCGGCGTCGGCCCAGCCCGCTGGGCAGCAAGTGGACGCCGTACCTGTTCCTGGCCCCCGCCGCCCTGTTCATCCTCGTCTTCCAGGCGGTACCCCTCCTCCAGGAGGTGTACCTCAGCTTCACCCGGACGAGACTGCTCAACCCCACCAAGAGCGAGTGGGTCGGGCTCGACAACTTCAACCGCATCTTCGGCGACCCCGAATTCCACCGCACCCTGCTGATCACCATCGTCTACGTGATCACCTGCGTCGTCGTCGCCATCGGCGCCGGGCTCGTCGTCGCGCTCCTGCTCAACAAGAAATTCCGGGGCCGCGGCGTTGCACGGGCGCTCGTGACCGTCCCCTGGGCCGCTCCGGGCATCGCGGTCGCGCTCATCGCGACCTGGATGCTCAACGCGCAGTACGGCATCGTGAACCGCTTCCTCGACGCCGTGGGACTCGGTGTGCCGGGTGGTGCCATCCTGGACAGCTCCCGCTACGCGCTCCCGGCGGTACTCGCGACGACCATCTGGCAGCTGTTCCCGTTCACTTCGGTGGTGCTGCTCTCCGCGCTGCAGTCTGTTCCCGCGGAGCTCAACGAGGCCGCGCACATGGACGGCGCAGGACGATGGGCCACCTTCCGCGCCGTCACCTGGCAGGTCATCAAGCCCACCGTGGGTCTGCTGGCGCTGCTCATGACGATCTGGTCGCTGCGGCGGTTCGAGCTGATCTGGCTGATGACCAAGGGCGGGCCGGTCGGTGCCACCGAGACGCTCGTCATCGACCTCTATTCGCAGGCATTCGACTCGAAGGAACTCGGATCGGCGGCGGCCATCGGAATGGTCGGCGTCGTCATCTCGCTCATCGTCATCATCGGCAGCCGCCTGGTCGCCCGTGCCGTGGAGAAGGGGGACGTCCGATGA
- a CDS encoding ABC transporter substrate-binding protein, producing the protein MGNQRAYLGLARATCALGLVATLLTGCGSDGGSGDGVTKLTFAASTFGDPGRGPLLTKWLDEFNQSQDKVQVSAAAVPYPTFGQTVLTQMGSGKGPDLVRFDMPEFEAASDAGLVAPLDKLVDASKYDLLKQPDQFMVHDGVRHGIIFEASNYAMFYNADLIPTPPTTYEQFASTAKSLTKGDVFGLAFRQTEAEEAGVWQDIFNYVYGFGGAWSDGKNLTINSPENLKGLQAFKDLYDANVIPRGADAATFRRMFAEGKVGMELNNGGYVTATRGQNAKLNFNVAPIPFPVRKQGAILAPIVVNEASEGKDEAGTFIKWALEPQNQVKLQEILGASSVATTTQRSPETLKATPFLPVFDGLTETSLPQIVLGFEAKTPDIRKVVVQNVVAALQGKTDLKSALDRAQQQATELVR; encoded by the coding sequence ATGGGTAACCAGCGCGCTTATCTCGGCCTCGCCAGGGCGACATGTGCCCTCGGCTTGGTCGCCACTCTCTTGACCGGTTGTGGCTCCGACGGGGGATCCGGTGACGGCGTCACCAAACTGACCTTCGCCGCCTCGACCTTCGGCGACCCGGGTCGTGGACCCCTGCTGACAAAGTGGCTCGACGAGTTCAACCAGAGCCAGGACAAGGTGCAGGTCTCCGCCGCCGCGGTGCCGTACCCGACCTTCGGCCAGACGGTGCTCACCCAGATGGGCAGCGGCAAGGGGCCTGACCTGGTCCGCTTCGACATGCCCGAGTTCGAGGCCGCCTCGGACGCCGGCCTCGTCGCGCCGCTGGACAAGCTTGTCGATGCCAGCAAGTACGACCTGCTCAAGCAGCCGGACCAGTTCATGGTCCACGACGGTGTCCGGCACGGCATCATCTTCGAAGCGTCGAACTACGCGATGTTCTACAACGCCGACCTGATTCCGACGCCGCCGACCACCTACGAGCAGTTCGCCTCCACGGCGAAGTCGCTGACCAAGGGCGACGTCTTCGGCCTGGCGTTCCGCCAGACGGAGGCCGAGGAGGCCGGCGTCTGGCAGGACATCTTCAACTACGTCTACGGCTTCGGCGGCGCGTGGTCCGACGGTAAGAACCTGACGATCAACTCGCCCGAGAACCTCAAGGGCCTGCAGGCGTTCAAGGACCTGTACGACGCGAACGTGATCCCGCGCGGAGCGGACGCGGCGACGTTCCGGCGGATGTTCGCCGAGGGCAAGGTCGGGATGGAACTCAACAACGGCGGCTACGTGACCGCCACGCGCGGCCAGAACGCGAAGCTGAACTTCAACGTCGCACCCATCCCGTTCCCGGTCCGCAAGCAGGGCGCGATCCTCGCGCCCATCGTGGTCAACGAGGCCAGCGAGGGCAAGGACGAGGCCGGCACCTTCATCAAGTGGGCGCTGGAGCCGCAGAACCAGGTCAAGCTGCAGGAGATCCTCGGCGCGAGCAGCGTGGCCACCACCACGCAGCGCAGCCCGGAGACGCTCAAGGCGACCCCGTTCCTCCCCGTCTTCGACGGACTCACCGAGACCAGCCTGCCGCAGATCGTGCTGGGGTTCGAGGCCAAGACGCCGGACATCCGCAAGGTGGTCGTGCAGAACGTGGTCGCGGCACTGCAGGGCAAGACCGACCTCAAGTCGGCGCTGGATCGCGCCCAGCAGCAGGCGACCGAACTGGTCCGCTGA
- a CDS encoding IclR family transcriptional regulator: MCNGVKWRLRIASTTLHILQRMRWRIRRARGDRALAQSIRRAIDLIRRSAEHPLSLTEAADVLGVHKSTALRILQTLESARFVRRTGAGTYVLGSGVIELSELALGSMDLRQFAAAHLRALQRETSHTVHLAQLTGDEIIYIDKVDSPAFDAVKLPSRVGRAVSIYASAVGKTILAYLPPEERHRLLSHVVFEKFTDTTFADHDSLEAELARIRENGWATDDGEHDAYVMCIAAPVRDSRGQVIAAASITAIEVIASLDTLKSNLPLLLETANRISYELGYTPASPASLDDSDDGSTRLTIESTERRRVGT; the protein is encoded by the coding sequence ATGTGCAACGGTGTCAAGTGGCGGTTGCGCATCGCGTCAACTACATTGCATATATTGCAACGGATGCGATGGCGTATCCGTCGCGCGAGGGGAGACAGAGCCTTGGCGCAATCGATTCGTCGCGCGATCGACCTCATCCGTCGATCGGCGGAGCACCCACTGTCGCTGACGGAGGCGGCAGACGTGCTCGGCGTCCACAAGTCCACAGCCCTGCGGATCCTGCAGACACTGGAATCCGCGCGCTTCGTCCGCCGGACCGGCGCGGGCACCTATGTGCTGGGCAGCGGGGTGATCGAGCTGTCCGAGCTTGCGCTTGGCTCGATGGACCTGCGCCAGTTCGCCGCCGCCCACCTGCGGGCGTTGCAACGCGAGACCAGCCACACCGTGCACCTGGCGCAACTGACCGGCGACGAGATCATTTACATCGACAAAGTGGACAGTCCAGCGTTCGACGCCGTAAAGCTGCCGTCCCGGGTGGGGCGCGCGGTTTCGATCTACGCGAGCGCCGTCGGCAAGACGATCCTGGCGTACCTCCCGCCGGAGGAACGCCACCGACTCCTCTCCCACGTCGTCTTCGAGAAGTTCACCGACACCACCTTCGCCGACCACGACTCGCTCGAAGCCGAGCTCGCCCGCATCCGCGAAAACGGCTGGGCCACGGACGACGGCGAGCACGACGCCTACGTCATGTGCATAGCCGCGCCCGTCAGGGATTCGCGGGGCCAGGTCATCGCCGCCGCCTCGATCACGGCGATCGAGGTCATCGCGAGCCTCGACACACTGAAGAGCAACCTTCCACTCCTCCTGGAGACCGCGAACCGGATCTCGTACGAACTCGGCTACACACCCGCGTCCCCCGCGAGCCTGGACGACTCCGACGACGGATCGACCCGTCTGACGATCGAGTCGACTGAGCGACGGAGGGTCGGGACGTAA
- a CDS encoding GNAT family N-acetyltransferase — protein sequence MLTGEGVVLREWADSDTPFMARLFDADDMAANTDIPAPFDADAFLARIRQRRAQRIVDLAVTRDGGEPLGLVALHVASGVLGYAIGPAHRGQGLASRSLRLMTAFCHEKLCFSRLRLGIVQGNVPSQGVAQSAGYVRGDDAPVERVNGLGQPKLLETWYWTPPETPGQ from the coding sequence GTGCTGACCGGGGAGGGGGTGGTGCTGCGGGAATGGGCTGACTCCGACACGCCGTTCATGGCGCGGTTGTTCGACGCGGATGACATGGCCGCTAACACCGACATTCCTGCTCCGTTCGACGCGGACGCCTTCCTGGCCAGAATCCGGCAGCGCCGTGCACAGCGCATCGTCGATCTGGCCGTGACGCGCGACGGCGGAGAGCCGCTCGGCCTCGTCGCGCTCCACGTGGCGAGCGGGGTGTTGGGGTACGCCATCGGCCCGGCACACCGTGGCCAGGGCCTGGCGTCGCGGTCCCTGCGCCTGATGACGGCGTTCTGCCACGAAAAGCTCTGCTTCTCCCGGCTGCGGCTCGGCATCGTGCAGGGCAATGTGCCCTCGCAGGGCGTCGCCCAGTCCGCCGGATATGTCCGTGGCGATGACGCCCCCGTCGAGAGGGTGAACGGGCTCGGGCAGCCGAAGCTGCTCGAAACGTGGTACTGGACCCCGCCCGAGACCCCCGGTCAGTAA
- a CDS encoding VOC family protein produces MATFWTVGFDADDPQRVAAFWALALGYVEEPGFDEPDSASIIDPDGRGPAIAFLKVPEGKSAKNRVHIDIRVAGPGPGGMGERARLIGQRVPELVAAGATVVREQWYGDVLGHVVMQDPEGNEFCVA; encoded by the coding sequence ATGGCGACCTTCTGGACGGTGGGGTTCGACGCCGACGACCCTCAGCGGGTCGCTGCCTTCTGGGCGTTGGCTCTGGGCTATGTCGAGGAGCCAGGCTTCGACGAGCCAGACAGCGCGTCCATCATCGACCCTGATGGTCGAGGCCCGGCGATCGCTTTCCTGAAGGTGCCCGAGGGGAAGTCCGCCAAGAACCGGGTGCACATCGATATCCGGGTCGCCGGTCCAGGTCCGGGGGGAATGGGCGAGCGGGCCCGACTGATCGGACAGCGCGTGCCCGAGCTGGTCGCCGCCGGCGCCACAGTGGTCCGTGAGCAGTGGTACGGCGACGTCCTCGGCCACGTTGTCATGCAGGACCCTGAGGGGAACGAGTTCTGCGTCGCTTGA
- a CDS encoding chorismate mutase, with product MTETASALAEIRARIDELDGELVGLLARREALVRRAAPLKGDRQAVRAPDRVAQVVARVRALANEAGADPDLIERIYRGMIQAFIDLETDEHHRLTGA from the coding sequence ATGACGGAGACCGCGTCGGCGCTGGCCGAGATCCGCGCCCGGATCGACGAGCTCGACGGTGAGCTCGTCGGGCTGCTCGCCCGGCGGGAGGCACTGGTCCGGCGTGCGGCACCACTCAAGGGCGACCGGCAGGCGGTCCGCGCGCCGGACCGGGTGGCGCAGGTGGTGGCCCGGGTGCGTGCGCTGGCGAACGAGGCCGGCGCGGACCCGGACCTGATCGAGCGGATCTACCGGGGCATGATCCAGGCCTTCATCGACCTGGAGACCGACGAGCACCACCGGCTCACCGGAGCCTGA
- a CDS encoding HIT family protein, translating into MALRPDEFYDHAVAAADGERRLPLADMTGWDISPFDPAGLRVAPLRPPVLPEPARHGEDPSDCDACRDRDEGIWFNDHWRLARIPGVGVPLLLMLYPRDHYDMADLPDELAAELGLLSVRIVRHIQALPHVSRAHVYRVGDGGAHLHVWFFARPEGQTQLYGSWLVIWDDLLPEYPAEVAQADAEIVADALLASHGGHRSSVPEIPA; encoded by the coding sequence ATGGCTTTGCGACCGGATGAGTTCTATGACCACGCAGTCGCCGCCGCGGACGGCGAGCGCCGGCTTCCGTTGGCGGACATGACGGGATGGGATATCAGTCCTTTCGACCCGGCCGGGCTGCGCGTAGCGCCGTTGCGTCCGCCGGTGCTCCCGGAACCCGCGCGTCACGGCGAGGATCCGTCGGACTGCGATGCCTGCCGCGACCGGGACGAAGGGATCTGGTTCAACGATCACTGGCGGCTGGCCCGGATTCCGGGAGTGGGCGTTCCGCTGCTGCTCATGCTGTATCCGCGCGACCACTACGACATGGCGGATCTACCTGACGAACTGGCCGCCGAGCTGGGGTTGTTGAGCGTTCGCATCGTCCGCCACATCCAGGCGTTGCCGCACGTCTCGCGGGCCCACGTCTATCGAGTCGGAGACGGTGGCGCGCACCTGCACGTGTGGTTCTTCGCCCGACCCGAGGGGCAGACCCAACTGTACGGGTCGTGGCTGGTCATCTGGGACGACCTGCTGCCGGAGTACCCCGCGGAGGTCGCGCAAGCCGACGCCGAAATCGTGGCAGACGCGCTGTTGGCGAGCCACGGAGGCCACCGGTCGTCCGTGCCAGAAATTCCGGCATGA
- a CDS encoding permease-like cell division protein FtsX, with protein MSESHSFSSLPEPLPAEGPPAASESPAAPAPPASRKGPWIPLVLVGGVAAIVGALVATAVTLAVTRTQPHEYVVSVFLQQDATDEQNAAVESALDALEPVERKFESREQAWENYRKLFKDRPDLLAAGTLEAMPESFRVTTKSRVFDCALLVDVRDLAVVDKIQVIQRPTKDEAGAEIACG; from the coding sequence GTGTCGGAGTCGCACTCTTTTTCGTCCCTGCCCGAGCCGCTCCCTGCGGAAGGCCCGCCCGCGGCGTCCGAGTCGCCCGCCGCGCCTGCACCGCCCGCTTCCCGCAAGGGGCCGTGGATTCCGCTGGTGCTCGTGGGTGGGGTGGCGGCAATCGTCGGCGCACTCGTCGCGACGGCGGTAACCCTTGCCGTCACACGGACCCAGCCCCACGAGTACGTCGTCAGCGTTTTCCTGCAGCAGGACGCGACCGACGAGCAGAATGCCGCTGTCGAGTCTGCGCTCGACGCCTTGGAGCCGGTGGAACGCAAGTTCGAGAGCCGGGAACAGGCGTGGGAGAACTACCGGAAGCTCTTCAAGGACCGTCCGGATCTGCTCGCGGCAGGCACGCTGGAAGCGATGCCCGAGTCGTTCCGGGTCACGACGAAAAGCCGGGTGTTCGACTGTGCTCTCCTGGTGGATGTCCGAGACTTGGCCGTGGTGGACAAGATTCAGGTGATCCAGCGGCCCACCAAGGACGAGGCCGGTGCGGAGATTGCCTGCGGCTGA
- the aroA gene encoding 3-phosphoshikimate 1-carboxyvinyltransferase produces MRSAPREVVARVPGSKSIMARALVIAALAEGTTRLVAPLVAADTVAFAEGLDSLGFPVTREPEVWTVTGDPAGPPTTEARVWCNDSGTAARFVPALAALGLGRYVIDGSAQMRARPMGSLLTALRGLGVRVDAAPGDSLPWVVHGARVDGGTIEVDASLSSQYLSALCLSAPAMRDGLKVRARNPVSAPYVHLTLTMMRQFGVESSWEDSTITIPPGTYQAQEYRIEPDASTASYFFAAAAVTGNTVTVPGLGRRSSQGDLRFATEILPTMGCRVDVDDNSVTVTGPARLRSPGTVAMRDISDTMMTLAAIAPFADAPTRITDVANCRVKESDRIDAITTALTACGVSTRSGPDWLEIDPGTPTGALVRTRSDHRIAMSMSVTGLRTPGIEFDEPSCVDKTFPQFHEEFAALARGWEMPLDSGRSRV; encoded by the coding sequence ATGAGGTCTGCACCCCGCGAGGTAGTTGCGCGCGTTCCCGGCTCAAAGTCGATCATGGCCAGAGCGTTGGTCATCGCGGCTCTGGCCGAGGGGACCACCCGTCTGGTGGCTCCGCTGGTCGCGGCCGACACGGTGGCTTTCGCAGAGGGCCTCGACAGCCTCGGATTTCCGGTGACCCGCGAGCCCGAGGTGTGGACCGTGACCGGTGATCCGGCCGGTCCGCCGACCACGGAGGCGAGGGTGTGGTGTAACGACTCGGGCACTGCGGCGAGGTTCGTTCCGGCTCTGGCAGCGCTGGGACTGGGGCGCTATGTGATAGATGGCAGCGCGCAGATGCGTGCACGCCCCATGGGGTCTTTGTTGACGGCGCTTCGGGGCCTCGGTGTGCGGGTCGACGCCGCACCGGGGGACAGCCTGCCGTGGGTCGTGCACGGCGCACGCGTCGACGGCGGCACGATCGAGGTGGATGCGAGCCTCTCCAGCCAGTACCTGTCGGCGCTGTGCCTGTCGGCACCGGCGATGCGTGACGGCCTCAAGGTGCGGGCACGCAATCCCGTTTCCGCGCCGTACGTGCATCTCACGCTGACGATGATGCGCCAGTTCGGGGTCGAGTCCAGCTGGGAGGACTCCACGATCACGATTCCGCCGGGCACCTACCAAGCTCAGGAGTATCGGATCGAGCCGGATGCGTCGACGGCGTCGTACTTCTTCGCCGCTGCCGCCGTCACCGGAAACACCGTGACGGTGCCGGGTCTCGGCCGGCGGTCGAGCCAGGGCGATCTGCGGTTCGCCACGGAGATTCTGCCGACCATGGGCTGCCGGGTCGACGTCGACGACAACAGCGTCACCGTCACCGGCCCGGCCCGGCTGCGTTCACCAGGAACGGTGGCCATGCGCGACATCAGCGACACCATGATGACCCTGGCGGCAATCGCGCCGTTCGCCGATGCGCCGACCCGTATCACCGATGTGGCGAACTGTCGGGTCAAGGAGTCGGATCGCATCGACGCGATCACCACCGCGCTCACTGCCTGCGGCGTGTCCACCCGCTCGGGTCCCGACTGGCTCGAGATCGACCCGGGGACCCCGACCGGAGCGCTGGTGCGGACCCGCTCAGATCACCGCATCGCGATGAGCATGAGCGTGACCGGCCTGCGCACGCCGGGAATCGAGTTTGACGAACCGTCCTGCGTCGACAAGACCTTCCCGCAGTTCCATGAGGAATTCGCCGCCCTGGCCCGCGGCTGGGAAATGCCACTCGACTCGGGACGAAGCCGCGTCTGA
- a CDS encoding DNA alkylation repair protein, with protein MVAEVMAELAGLEDAKIREVNARHGDDHGVNLGKLRALAKRLKTQQELAYRLWETEETAARLLALLICRPKAFERDELDVMLREARAPKVHDWLVNYVVKKSPYAEELRLAWFVDPDPVVASAGWALTTERVTKKPESLDLPRLLDVIETEMKGAPDRLQWAMNHCLAQIGIAHAEHRARAIDIGERLEVLKDYPTSPGCTSPFAPTWISEMVRRAR; from the coding sequence ATGGTGGCCGAGGTCATGGCCGAACTCGCCGGACTTGAGGACGCGAAGATCCGCGAGGTGAACGCGAGACACGGTGACGATCACGGCGTCAACCTCGGCAAGCTTCGCGCACTCGCCAAGCGGCTGAAGACGCAGCAGGAACTCGCGTACCGGCTCTGGGAGACGGAGGAGACCGCGGCGAGACTACTGGCGCTCCTGATCTGCCGCCCGAAGGCGTTCGAGCGTGACGAACTGGACGTCATGCTGCGCGAGGCGCGTGCACCCAAGGTGCACGACTGGCTCGTGAACTACGTCGTGAAGAAGAGCCCATACGCCGAAGAACTGCGACTGGCCTGGTTCGTCGATCCGGATCCCGTGGTGGCGAGTGCGGGCTGGGCGTTGACCACCGAACGCGTGACGAAGAAACCCGAGAGCCTCGACCTCCCCAGACTGCTCGACGTCATCGAGACGGAGATGAAAGGCGCCCCGGATCGCCTGCAGTGGGCGATGAACCACTGCCTGGCTCAGATCGGGATCGCGCATGCCGAGCACCGCGCCCGGGCGATCGACATCGGCGAACGCTTGGAGGTGCTCAAGGACTACCCGACCTCCCCGGGCTGCACGTCACCGTTTGCACCCACCTGGATCAGTGAGATGGTCCGCCGAGCACGATAA
- a CDS encoding VOC family protein: MASVKQFQVTFDCAEPERVARFWCEVLGYVVPPPPDGFANWDDFNRTLPPERQGSAFACVDPSGVGPRLYFQRVPEGKVVKNRLHLDVRVGTGLVGEERVAALEAECARLTALGAVRVQLLLADDYNESCLAMQDVEGNEFCLD, translated from the coding sequence ATGGCGTCGGTCAAGCAGTTCCAGGTCACCTTCGACTGCGCAGAGCCTGAGCGCGTCGCTCGTTTCTGGTGCGAGGTGTTGGGGTACGTCGTGCCGCCGCCACCGGACGGGTTCGCGAATTGGGACGACTTCAATCGCACGCTGCCGCCAGAGCGCCAAGGTTCAGCGTTCGCCTGCGTTGATCCCTCAGGTGTCGGCCCGCGGCTCTACTTCCAGCGCGTCCCCGAAGGCAAGGTCGTCAAGAATCGGCTGCATCTCGACGTGCGGGTCGGCACCGGGCTCGTGGGGGAAGAGCGTGTGGCCGCACTCGAGGCCGAATGCGCGCGACTGACCGCGCTCGGCGCGGTACGCGTGCAGCTACTGCTCGCCGACGACTACAACGAGTCGTGCCTCGCAATGCAGGACGTCGAGGGCAACGAGTTCTGTCTCGACTGA
- a CDS encoding PadR family transcriptional regulator, with amino-acid sequence MVLAMLAKEPTHGYELRSRMRAALGPLGEAMNAGQIYVTLTRLSKAGLVTSERSEGLPDRPERRVYALTAEGQQRVTAWLTEVNWPKPDLAEFHLKLVAAASARLADPLALVDAQRREVLRRLRDAQRAALGRSVDPVAGLLLEGVVLRLRADLEWLEACERMWTTRDRTGRKAEA; translated from the coding sequence GTGGTGCTGGCCATGCTGGCGAAGGAGCCGACGCATGGGTACGAGCTGCGCAGCCGGATGCGTGCCGCGCTCGGCCCGCTGGGCGAGGCGATGAACGCCGGGCAGATCTACGTGACGCTGACCCGCCTGAGCAAGGCCGGGCTGGTGACCTCAGAGCGGTCCGAGGGCCTGCCGGACCGGCCCGAACGCCGGGTGTACGCGTTGACCGCGGAGGGGCAGCAGCGGGTCACCGCCTGGCTGACCGAAGTGAACTGGCCGAAGCCTGACCTCGCGGAGTTTCACCTCAAGCTGGTGGCTGCCGCGTCCGCCCGGCTGGCCGATCCGCTGGCGCTGGTCGACGCGCAGCGGCGCGAGGTCCTGCGCCGGCTGCGCGACGCGCAGCGGGCCGCGTTGGGCCGGTCGGTGGATCCGGTCGCCGGGCTGCTGCTGGAGGGTGTCGTGTTGCGGCTGCGGGCCGACCTGGAGTGGTTGGAGGCGTGCGAGCGCATGTGGACCACGCGTGATCGGACTGGACGGAAGGCGGAGGCGTGA
- a CDS encoding ABC transporter ATP-binding protein, giving the protein MTGSTALQTRGLTMQYGEDSGLVRAVDEVDLDVPTGQSLAIMGPSGCGKSTLLHLLGGLQRPTGGQVWLGDRRIDAMSERALARLRRDSVGFVFQSFHLMDELTAVENVELAGLLAGQQPARARKRALHLLDRVGLADRAAHLPSALSGGQRQRVAIARALSNEPLVVLADEPTGNLDSAATLEVLRLFEELRTAGQTLVVVTHDPRIAAVADRVIAMRDGAFADDNRLASTGTVYDERR; this is encoded by the coding sequence GTGACCGGATCGACGGCGTTGCAGACACGTGGGCTGACCATGCAGTACGGCGAGGACAGCGGGCTGGTGCGCGCGGTCGACGAGGTTGACCTGGACGTGCCCACCGGGCAGTCGCTGGCGATCATGGGGCCCAGCGGCTGCGGCAAGTCGACGTTGCTGCACCTGCTCGGCGGGCTGCAACGGCCGACCGGTGGGCAGGTGTGGCTCGGCGACCGGCGGATCGACGCGATGAGCGAACGGGCCCTCGCCCGGCTGCGGCGCGACAGCGTCGGGTTCGTCTTCCAGTCGTTCCACCTCATGGACGAGCTCACCGCGGTGGAGAACGTCGAGTTGGCCGGGCTGCTGGCCGGCCAGCAGCCCGCCCGGGCCCGTAAGCGGGCGCTGCACCTACTCGACCGGGTTGGGCTGGCCGACCGCGCCGCGCACCTGCCCTCGGCGTTGTCCGGTGGGCAGCGCCAACGCGTCGCCATCGCTCGCGCGTTGAGCAACGAGCCGCTGGTCGTGCTGGCCGACGAACCCACCGGCAACCTGGACAGCGCAGCCACCCTGGAGGTCCTACGGCTGTTCGAGGAACTGCGCACCGCGGGACAGACCCTCGTGGTGGTCACCCACGACCCGCGCATCGCCGCGGTCGCCGACCGGGTGATCGCCATGCGCGACGGTGCGTTCGCCGACGACAACCGACTCGCCAGCACCGGCACCGTCTACGACGAGCGGCGCTGA